The Dissulfuribacter thermophilus nucleotide sequence TAGATTTTTTACCTTTTTATTCATTGATTCCTCCTAATAAAACATCCCTTACTGGATATGTATCTCAGTCATCATGCCGCCAAAATCTTCGTCATTGTTACTCAGGTAATTCAAATTAGAGGTATAGAGAAAGTATGTGCCAGGCTGCAGCCCAGCAGTATCCAGTATTACGTCCACCGATTCTCCTCCACCAAGAGTGACGGAGTTTGTCATGTAATACATGGCCCTTCCATCTGGGCCTTTGAGTAATCGGGCATCCTCTCCCACCACCTTCATAGGAATACCAAGAGAGAAGAGGGTGTAGAATCGAGTGACATTCAGGTTGCTGATCCTGAGCAGTACTTTTTGCCCTACCTTAGCAGTTATGAGGGCACTAAGCGGCTGAGATATCTTTCCACCATTTTCAGCGGGAGGAGTCAAGGGATTTGGATCCACTGTATCTGGATAGCCCCTACCATTTAACATGGGATATGTATCTTCCATCGCTGCAAAAGGTAGGGGTTGAACGTTCATACTGGCATCGTGAAACCCAGGATCAAATGATCCTATCTGGATGACATAATCAATATCGTAATAAGTAGAGCCATCACCATCATTGTATGCATAGTGATATCCAGTATGATGTATAAAACCATTTAAATTCGTGCCATCTGGTAAATCATTTTGAGCAGGTAACACATAGAGATTCCCCAGCATCCCCATCTGCATGTGCTCTGTGGCCTCAACATGGCAGTGATACATATAAGTTCCTGGTTGAACCACATGGTAATAATAGGTAAAACTTGCCATCATGTTTACAGAGAGGGAGGCGCTTGGAACTCCATCAAATACGGATGCTGCCTCTGGGAAACCGTGCCAGTGAACTGTATGGGGGTCTGACAGATCAGGCCTTAGGGCCATTCCCACATTTGAAAGGGTTAGATAAAATTCATCCCCTTCTTTTAATACTATTGTGGGAGCAGGGAAAGTGGCCCCAAGCATACCCACACTCATCCAATTTTCAGGTTTGACTCCAGTCAAATCCACAAAGCTGAAGATGTACTGGAGCCTTCCATCTGCCATCTTCACAAAGCCATCGCCTGCACCTAGATGCATACAGACAGCTCGTGGATGGGCTGGATCAGGCTGATCTATAACTGCATCTCCATCAATATCTCCAGGGCATTGCACAACAAACTCGGCATTCCCCGTTGAAACCAGGCCCATTAAAAAGATAACTGTGGCTGCGTAGCCAAATAAAAATCTCAGTTTTTTGTTCATAATTTGTCCTCCGATAAGCCCCCTCCCTCTAACAGAGGGGGCGCTCCTAACTTTGTCTGGTTATGGCCAAAGTTCATCAAAACCAATATCAACTCCTATGTTGTTGGGCCGCTCCTCAGTATCAAAGTCCGTTGACAGGGCAAAGCGGGTAATATCATTCAAATATTGATGCCATAGGGGTATGTCAGTTCCGGCACCTACCGCAGGCGAGCCTGGCTGTATGTGATAGTCTCCCAAGGTTTTTCCGCCCTTTAGAGTGGGATGCCATAGGGTTAGGGGAGCAAAACGCACATCTATAAAGTTGCCCCCCTCGTCAACTGCGACAGAGGTTGCCATTTGCACCTGATTCTCACCATAAACATATTGACTTACGCCTCCCGGACTACCATTTACGTATTCTCTTATAAAAAGAGGATCTGCGCTGATGTTGCTTGGATCAAGGCCTGTAACGTCTGTCAAAAGACACCAGAAAGGCGACAGCATTGCCGGGAATGATGCACCCATTACCCCCAAATCCCAATACACAGGAGATTGTGTGGCCATATCTGGGACAAGCCCACCGATTCCGCCATTTAGTGCAACATCCCAATGAAAGGACCTATTGTGCCAGATGATGTTATTTAAGAGAATTGGATTAGAAAAATCCCTGAACCACTGAATCATAGGATCATTTCTGTCAAATGCTGAAGCAAGATTGAGGCTATGTGCATACGAAACAATTCCTGCAGGCCTAAATTCAAAATTCAATAGTGTATTTTGGGCAGTCCTTGCAGTACCAGTGCTGTCATTATTGGCTATGGTGTTATTTATGATATTTACCTTGACGCTGTCTTGCATTGAAATAGCGCCACCAGCATTGCCGGCCACATTATTCACAATCACATTATTTACGATATTAACCTCATACCACTTATTGAAATCATTGGGATTTTGGGCGACATCTTCACCATTGGCAAATTGGATACGGATTCCACCTCCATCGCCTGCGCCAGCGAGGTTGCCCTGTATGAGGTTGTTGGCCACAAGGACCGAACCAGATCCTAGACTTAATTTCCCCTTATTGGGATTGGGAGCCAAACCAGCAATGAGGATTCCGCCACCTGATACGTCCTGTCCCTGGTTGAATGACTGATTAAACGCAATGACATTTCTATATATAATGCCACCAGCGCTGATTCCATAATGGGCAATGCCTCCTCCATGACCTGCTGAATAGTTGCCACAGATGAAATTGGCAGTAATAAGGTAATTTTTCGTACCTGCGCAGATGGTTATTCCGCCGCCAGCCCCCAAAATTCCGCCGTTTTCAGCAATATGATTATTGTGTATGTATATGGAATTATTAGTGCCATCAATGTAGAGTTCAGTTCCCTCGGCCTCTATTGCATTTTCATCATTCCCCTGTTGTGGATCAACTAAGGTATTTCTACCTATTAAATATGGATGACCAACCCTTATGCCGCCTCCATAAAATCCATAATTATTTACTATTCTGTTATTTGAAATCTCTAGGCCATGGGCATAGCCATTCACAAAGATACCTCCACCACTGTCTGAACCAGTAATGGTAAAGCCATCAATACGGGCATGTCCGTTTCCAACAGGGAAAGCGCCTCTCTTGGCAACAACAGTAATGGGGGCCCCTTCCTCTGTGCCAAGGAGTGCTGGCTCAATTCCCACAATATTTGCCTCCTGACCAGGCATGAGGTCCACCGTCCTCGTATCAACTAAATTTCTTATCTTGTCACGCCAGACCTGTAACTTTTCCGATGGAGCCTTCACAGCATTTATTATTGTCGAACCAGCTCCCCATCCCTGGAGACGCACTGGTTTCCACATGATCACAGCTTCTTCATAATTTCCAGGAGCAACGAGAATTAGGTCTCCGGGCTGTGCCAAATCAATGGCGTCCTGGATCGGAGTTGCACTTGGATCAGTAGTTGGAGAAACATGAATTACGTTTGCCTGACCAACTGTCACAGTTACTCCTAAAAGGGTGCTGAGATCATTGTCACCTCGAGTGACCACAAGCTCACCGCTCTCAGTGCCGGGGGCCACAGTCCCAGTAATCACGTCAGGAGTCCAGACAACATTTTCAAGGGGAGTGCCTCCAATGGTTACAGTGCCTGGGATAGAGCCAAAACTGAAGTCCCGAGTTGTAGTCTTTGGCTTGATCCCGTTTGGGCCATCGTAGTCAGGGTTGGGGACCTCAACAGAACCCACAGAGACTATT carries:
- a CDS encoding multicopper oxidase domain-containing protein, whose translation is MNKKLRFLFGYAATVIFLMGLVSTGNAEFVVQCPGDIDGDAVIDQPDPAHPRAVCMHLGAGDGFVKMADGRLQYIFSFVDLTGVKPENWMSVGMLGATFPAPTIVLKEGDEFYLTLSNVGMALRPDLSDPHTVHWHGFPEAASVFDGVPSASLSVNMMASFTYYYHVVQPGTYMYHCHVEATEHMQMGMLGNLYVLPAQNDLPDGTNLNGFIHHTGYHYAYNDGDGSTYYDIDYVIQIGSFDPGFHDASMNVQPLPFAAMEDTYPMLNGRGYPDTVDPNPLTPPAENGGKISQPLSALITAKVGQKVLLRISNLNVTRFYTLFSLGIPMKVVGEDARLLKGPDGRAMYYMTNSVTLGGGESVDVILDTAGLQPGTYFLYTSNLNYLSNNDEDFGGMMTEIHIQ